In the genome of Gadus morhua chromosome 14, gadMor3.0, whole genome shotgun sequence, one region contains:
- the rab4a gene encoding ras-related protein Rab-4A isoform X1, translated as MVWMEVSNGLFHFLFKFLVIGNAGTGKSCLLHQFIEKRFKDESNHTIGVEFGSKIISVVNKMVKLQIWDTAGQERFRSVTRSYYRGAAGALLVYDITSRETYNALTTWLSDARMLASQNIVIILCGNKKDLEADREVTFLEASRFAQENELMFLETSALTGENVEEAFIQCARKILNKIESGELDPERMGSGIQYGDAALRQLRSPRRGQPQGGQDCSC; from the exons ATTTCCTGTTTAAGTTCTTGGTAATTGGGAATGCTGGGACAGGCAAATCCTGCCTGCTGCACCAGTTCATAGAGAAGAGAT TTAAAGATGAGTCGAATCATACCATCGGAGTGGAGTTTGGCTCCAAGATAATCAGTGTAGTCAACAAAATGGTCAAACTACAAATCTGGGACACGGCTGGCCAGGAGAGGTTCAG GTCTGTCACGAGAAGCTACTACAGAGGAGCAGCCGGAGCCCTACTGGTGTACGATATTACCAG TCGTGAGACATACAACGCTCTAACCACATGGTTAAGCGATGCCCGGATGTTGGCCAGTCAAAACATCGTCATTATCCTCTGTGGCAACAAGAAAGACCTGGAGGCTGACAGAGAGGTCACGTTCCTGGAGGCATCGCGCTTCGCACAGGAAAACG AATTGATGTTCCTTGAGACAAGCGCTCTGACGGGGGAGAACGTTGAGGAGGCTTTTATACAGTGTGCAAGGAAAATCCTCAACAAAATTGAGTCAG GGGAGCTGGATCCCGAGCGAATGGGATCCGGGATCCAGTACGGCGACGCGGCACTGCGACAGCTGCGCTCCCCCCGCCGCGGCCAACCCCAGGGGGGCCAGGACTGCAGCTGTTAG
- the ccsapb gene encoding centriole, cilia and spindle-associated protein → MVTMRIRTEYMKKFKDPKWESYSKCYEELFRYRMARRLLEHSHNPWFWSGSDTDSDVSESPTQSNKKPTETVTAGDRPDAEEYEQCREDGRVRQGRHRVTLPGSTETVPKIQLPEEVEDASHTTSAANGGQREGVAELRPQVEEESEEQRANSRCSNQPPTLAKQPDQERVSRHPERVKTASRSTKAPQLVKRVRSAPKHRPRDESMEGRHPFALYGQGERAADMAAKRTHNVGPAASTGEIHESALRAKTRRDVERLLQTQRVEHRRAKSADLDKKRTGPEQPEFNPWLTEYMRCFSARAR, encoded by the exons ATGGTAACCATGAGGATTCGGACAGAATACATGAAGAAATTTAAAGATCCCAAATGGGAATCCTACTCCAAGTGTTATGAGGAGTTGTTCAGGTACCGGATGGCCCGGAGGCTTCTAGAGCACAGCCACAACCCTTGGTTCTGGAGCGGATCCGACACCGACTCCGATGTTAGCGAAAGCCCTACGCAGTCGAACAAAAAACCCACAGAAACTGTAACCGCAGGAGACCGACCAGATGCTGAAGAATATGAACAATGTAGGGAAGACGGTAGAGTCCGGCAGGGGAGGCACAGGGTAACTCTTCCGGGTAGCACAGAAACGGTACCAAAGATTCAACTTCCAGAAGAGGTTGAGGATGCGTCTCATACGACCTCTGCTGCCAACG GAGGCCAACGTGAGGGTGTGGCCGAGTTAAGGCCccaagtggaggaggagagcgaggagcagAGGGCCAACAGTAGATGTAGTAATCAACCACCAACTCTTGCAAAGCAACCTGACCAAG AAAGAGTTTCCCGCCACCCAGAGCGGGTGAAGACCGCCTCCAGGTCTACTAAAGCACCTCAGCTTGTTAAGAGAGTGAGGTCTGCGCCGAAGCACAGGCCTCGGGACGAGAGCATGGAGGGCCGGCATCCCTTTGCCCTGTACGGGCAGGGGGAGCGGGCTGCCGACATGGCTGCCAAGAGGACTCATAATGTGGGTCCTGCGGCCTCCACTGGGGAG ATCCATGAGTCAGCACTACGAGCCAAGACCAGGCGGGATGTAGAGCGTCTTCTCCAGACCCAGCGAGTCGAGCACCGAAGAGCGAAATCTGCTGACCTGGACAAGAAAAGAACCGGGCCAGAACAGCCGGAGTTCAACCCCTGGCTGACGGAGTACATGAGATGCTTCTCCGCCCGTGCACGGTAG
- the rab4a gene encoding ras-related protein Rab-4A isoform X2: MSETYDFLFKFLVIGNAGTGKSCLLHQFIEKRFKDESNHTIGVEFGSKIISVVNKMVKLQIWDTAGQERFRSVTRSYYRGAAGALLVYDITSRETYNALTTWLSDARMLASQNIVIILCGNKKDLEADREVTFLEASRFAQENELMFLETSALTGENVEEAFIQCARKILNKIESGELDPERMGSGIQYGDAALRQLRSPRRGQPQGGQDCSC, encoded by the exons ATTTCCTGTTTAAGTTCTTGGTAATTGGGAATGCTGGGACAGGCAAATCCTGCCTGCTGCACCAGTTCATAGAGAAGAGAT TTAAAGATGAGTCGAATCATACCATCGGAGTGGAGTTTGGCTCCAAGATAATCAGTGTAGTCAACAAAATGGTCAAACTACAAATCTGGGACACGGCTGGCCAGGAGAGGTTCAG GTCTGTCACGAGAAGCTACTACAGAGGAGCAGCCGGAGCCCTACTGGTGTACGATATTACCAG TCGTGAGACATACAACGCTCTAACCACATGGTTAAGCGATGCCCGGATGTTGGCCAGTCAAAACATCGTCATTATCCTCTGTGGCAACAAGAAAGACCTGGAGGCTGACAGAGAGGTCACGTTCCTGGAGGCATCGCGCTTCGCACAGGAAAACG AATTGATGTTCCTTGAGACAAGCGCTCTGACGGGGGAGAACGTTGAGGAGGCTTTTATACAGTGTGCAAGGAAAATCCTCAACAAAATTGAGTCAG GGGAGCTGGATCCCGAGCGAATGGGATCCGGGATCCAGTACGGCGACGCGGCACTGCGACAGCTGCGCTCCCCCCGCCGCGGCCAACCCCAGGGGGGCCAGGACTGCAGCTGTTAG